The Campylobacter concisus genome has a window encoding:
- a CDS encoding ABC transporter ATP-binding protein: protein MNNFGLKDVLKRFGPYFKDYIPHFIFAIIGMGLASGGTAVSAYLVEPVLNKIFVEKNEKLLYILPCAIIAIYVIKNIGTFMQAYFTAYIGQDTIRRFREKMVANLLNLDMDFFNEFRTGELISRTTNDIDRIRSIVSSMIPELTREFITIIGLLCVVIYQSPKLAFFALVIMPVAIYPISRLAKRMKKISKQSQEKTSDITSALSEIFTNIEIIKANNAQEYEHSRFVDENNKFFRLNLKSVKIEQLVSPLMETIGSIGVAAVIIIGGKDVIDGHINMGAFFSFLTALFMLYTPLKRIVNIYNKMQDAIAASERTFFLMDKVSQIKDGQKELNEEINLIKFKGVRLSYGDKEVLKGINLEANKSEFIALVGSSGGGKSSLMNLLMRFYDVNGGEILINGINLKDIKIHSLRQNIGLVTQRVYIFNDTVAKNVAYGREFNEDAVINALKLANAYEFVSKLDNGINTILNEFGTNLSGGQRQRIAIARALYQNPQILIFDEATSALDNESEKEITKAINNLRSKKIIFVIAHRLSTVENADKIAVLSDGKIIDSGSDEELSKRSEIYAKLKGKALV, encoded by the coding sequence ATGAATAATTTTGGCTTAAAAGATGTGCTAAAGCGCTTTGGTCCATATTTTAAAGACTATATCCCACACTTCATCTTTGCCATCATCGGCATGGGGCTTGCCAGTGGCGGAACGGCGGTAAGTGCCTATCTAGTCGAGCCTGTGCTAAATAAAATTTTTGTTGAGAAAAACGAAAAGCTGCTCTACATCTTGCCTTGCGCCATCATCGCGATCTACGTTATAAAAAACATCGGAACCTTTATGCAGGCCTATTTTACGGCATATATCGGGCAAGATACGATTAGGAGATTTCGCGAAAAGATGGTTGCAAACCTTTTAAATTTAGATATGGACTTTTTCAATGAATTTAGAACCGGCGAGCTAATCAGCAGAACAACAAACGACATCGACCGCATAAGATCGATAGTATCAAGCATGATCCCTGAACTTACGAGAGAATTTATAACCATCATCGGGCTTCTTTGCGTCGTCATCTATCAAAGTCCAAAGCTGGCATTTTTCGCTCTTGTCATCATGCCAGTGGCGATCTATCCGATCTCGCGCCTTGCTAAAAGGATGAAGAAAATTTCAAAGCAGTCACAAGAAAAAACATCTGACATCACCTCTGCGCTTAGTGAAATTTTTACAAATATCGAGATAATCAAAGCAAATAATGCCCAAGAATACGAGCATTCACGCTTTGTCGATGAAAATAATAAATTTTTTAGGCTAAATTTAAAAAGCGTCAAGATCGAGCAGCTAGTAAGCCCGCTAATGGAGACCATTGGCTCAATAGGCGTGGCAGCTGTTATCATCATAGGCGGCAAAGACGTCATCGACGGGCATATAAATATGGGCGCATTTTTCTCGTTTTTAACAGCGCTTTTTATGCTCTACACCCCACTAAAACGCATCGTAAATATCTACAACAAGATGCAAGATGCCATCGCAGCAAGCGAGAGGACGTTTTTCTTGATGGATAAGGTAAGCCAGATAAAAGATGGCCAAAAAGAGCTAAACGAAGAGATAAATTTGATCAAATTTAAGGGTGTCCGCCTAAGCTACGGCGACAAAGAGGTCTTAAAAGGGATAAATTTAGAGGCAAATAAGTCAGAATTTATAGCCCTTGTTGGCTCAAGTGGCGGCGGAAAAAGCTCGCTTATGAATTTACTTATGAGATTTTACGATGTAAATGGTGGAGAAATTTTGATAAATGGCATAAATTTAAAAGATATCAAAATTCACTCACTTCGCCAAAATATCGGGCTTGTAACCCAGCGCGTCTATATCTTTAACGACACAGTTGCTAAAAACGTAGCTTACGGCAGAGAATTTAACGAAGATGCCGTTATAAACGCACTAAAACTAGCCAATGCTTATGAGTTTGTAAGCAAGCTAGATAACGGCATAAACACTATCTTAAATGAATTTGGCACCAACCTCTCAGGCGGTCAAAGACAGCGCATCGCCATAGCTAGAGCGCTTTATCAAAACCCACAAATCCTAATCTTTGACGAGGCTACCTCTGCGCTTGATAACGAGAGCGAAAAAGAGATCACAAAAGCGATAAATAATCTAAGAAGCAAAAAGATCATCTTCGTCATCGCCCACCGCTTAAGCACGGTTGAAAATGCCGATAAGATCGCAGTTTTAAGTGATGGCAAGATCATTGATAGCGGAAGCGACGAGGAGCTTAGCAAAAGAAGTGAAATTTATGCAAAACTTAAGGGCAAAGCCTTAGTTTAA
- a CDS encoding quinone-dependent dihydroorotate dehydrogenase, which translates to MSLNYNTLKSIFFKFDPETAHKIAEIAMVGANKIFPGSLSFLAHKCVVDDNALKQNLFSSTYHNPVGIAGGFDKNATMFEALTALGFGHLEFGTFTPKPQPGNAKPRLFRLIDEESIQNAMGFNNDGCEAIKNRVKKIYPFTIPIWANIGKNKVTPNEDAIKDYEILVREFSEICDTFVINVSSPNTPNLRALQDESFIKELFSVILPLTKKPIIFKIAPDMSHEDAIKLCSCAVENGASGVLVSNTSVDYSLSHSSNLKDFGGLSGKVIAKKSKDIFKAVADELYGKTTLIACGGIDSGAEAYERIKMGANLVQIFTSFIFKGPMIARDINLEILELLKRDGFASISEAVGANVKK; encoded by the coding sequence ATGAGCTTAAACTACAATACTTTAAAATCTATATTTTTTAAATTTGATCCTGAAACTGCCCACAAGATCGCTGAAATAGCGATGGTTGGGGCAAATAAAATCTTCCCCGGCTCGCTAAGCTTTTTAGCGCACAAATGCGTGGTCGATGACAATGCACTAAAACAAAATTTATTCTCAAGCACCTACCACAACCCAGTTGGCATAGCTGGCGGCTTTGATAAAAACGCCACGATGTTTGAGGCGCTAACGGCTCTTGGGTTTGGGCATTTAGAATTTGGCACATTTACACCAAAACCACAACCTGGCAATGCAAAACCAAGGCTTTTTAGGCTCATAGACGAAGAGAGCATCCAAAATGCGATGGGCTTTAACAACGATGGCTGCGAGGCTATCAAAAATAGAGTTAAAAAGATCTATCCTTTTACCATACCGATCTGGGCAAACATCGGTAAAAACAAGGTTACGCCAAATGAAGATGCGATAAAAGACTATGAAATTTTAGTAAGAGAATTTAGTGAAATTTGCGATACATTTGTCATAAATGTCTCATCACCAAACACGCCAAATTTAAGAGCACTGCAAGATGAGAGCTTTATAAAAGAGCTTTTTAGCGTCATTTTGCCACTTACTAAAAAACCTATCATCTTTAAAATAGCTCCTGATATGAGCCATGAAGATGCGATCAAACTATGTAGCTGTGCGGTAGAAAACGGCGCTAGTGGCGTGCTTGTTTCAAACACAAGCGTTGATTATTCGCTCTCTCACTCGTCAAATTTAAAGGATTTTGGCGGACTAAGCGGCAAGGTGATCGCCAAAAAGTCAAAAGATATCTTTAAAGCCGTGGCAGACGAGCTTTATGGCAAGACGACACTTATCGCATGTGGTGGCATAGATAGCGGTGCAGAGGCTTATGAGCGCATAAAAATGGGGGCAAATTTAGTCCAAATTTTTACAAGCTTTATCTTTAAAGGGCCGATGATCGCAAGAGATATAAATTTAGAAATTTTAGAGCTTTTAAAAAGAGATGGCTTTGCCTCTATCAGCGAAGCAGTCGGCGCAAATGTTAAAAAATAG
- a CDS encoding M16 family metallopeptidase: protein MIKFNKFKLENGLEIYHVPVNPGSKVISVDVFYKVGSRNEVMGKSGIAHMLEHLNFKSTKNLRAGEFDEIVKGFGGVNNASTGFDYTHYFIKASNENLDKTLGLFAELMKNLSLKDKEFQPEREVVHEERRWRTDNNPMGYLYFRLYNHAFIYHSYHWTPIGFIKDIENWKIADIKEFHSTYYQPKNAILMISGDIGKDEAFKLAKKNFGSIKNKKAIPKLHCKEPEQDGARRAIIYKDSQTQMLAIAYKIPDFRHADQVGLNAISEYLATGKSSILQQRLVDELMLVNQIYAYNMSCVDENLFIFLAVCNPDVEASTVEAEILKIIDDLKRKPIDKEDVLRVKNLIKTDFIYSFESASKVANLYGSYLARGDIKPLYELEKNIDKIDAKLLKEIANRYFNEKTSTTIILKKE, encoded by the coding sequence TTGATAAAATTTAATAAATTTAAACTAGAAAATGGACTTGAAATTTATCACGTGCCAGTAAATCCTGGCTCAAAAGTGATAAGTGTCGATGTCTTTTATAAAGTTGGCTCCAGAAACGAAGTGATGGGCAAAAGCGGCATCGCTCACATGCTAGAGCATCTAAATTTCAAATCAACCAAAAATTTACGCGCTGGGGAGTTTGACGAGATCGTAAAGGGCTTTGGCGGCGTAAATAACGCAAGTACGGGCTTTGACTATACTCACTACTTTATAAAAGCCTCAAATGAAAATTTAGACAAAACGCTTGGACTTTTTGCCGAGCTTATGAAAAATTTAAGCCTAAAAGATAAAGAATTTCAGCCAGAGCGCGAGGTGGTGCACGAAGAGCGCAGGTGGCGAACAGACAACAACCCCATGGGATACCTCTACTTTAGGCTCTACAACCACGCATTTATCTACCACTCATACCACTGGACGCCAATAGGCTTCATAAAAGATATCGAAAACTGGAAGATCGCTGATATAAAAGAATTTCACTCCACATACTATCAGCCAAAAAACGCCATTTTGATGATAAGTGGCGACATCGGCAAGGACGAGGCATTTAAGCTAGCTAAGAAAAACTTTGGCAGCATAAAAAACAAAAAAGCCATACCAAAACTACACTGCAAAGAGCCTGAGCAAGACGGCGCAAGAAGGGCTATCATCTACAAAGATAGCCAAACGCAAATGCTAGCTATCGCTTATAAGATCCCAGACTTTAGGCATGCCGATCAAGTGGGGCTAAATGCGATAAGCGAGTATCTAGCCACTGGAAAAAGCTCCATTTTGCAACAACGCCTAGTCGATGAGCTAATGCTTGTAAATCAAATTTACGCTTACAATATGAGCTGCGTTGATGAAAATTTATTTATATTTTTAGCAGTTTGCAACCCAGACGTCGAGGCTAGCACGGTTGAGGCTGAAATTTTAAAGATCATAGATGATCTAAAGAGAAAGCCAATAGACAAAGAGGACGTTTTAAGAGTTAAAAATTTGATAAAAACTGATTTTATCTACTCATTTGAGAGCGCGAGCAAGGTGGCAAATTTATACGGCTCATACCTTGCTAGAGGCGATATAAAGCCACTTTACGAGCTTGAAAAAAATATAGATAAGATAGATGCCAAGCTTTTAAAAGAGATAGCAAATAGATATTTCAACGAAAAAACTAGCACGACAATAATCTTAAAAAAGGAATAG
- the dapA gene encoding 4-hydroxy-tetrahydrodipicolinate synthase, with the protein MTALVTPFKNQKIDEVSFEKLIKRQIKNGIDVVVPVGTTGESATLTHDEHRICIEIAVDACKGTNVKVLAGAGSNATHEAIGIAKFAQAHGAHGILSVAPYYNKPTQEGLYEHYKAIANSIEIPVLLYNVPGRVGVDILPATVFRLFKDCQNIYGIKEATGSIDRCVDLLAHEPDLVVISGEDAINYPILSYGGKGVISVTSNLLPDQISQLTHLAMNEEYKKAKLINDNLYTINKTLFCESNPIPIKAAMYLAGLIDTLEYRLPLCKPSKENFKKIEEVIKNYEIKGF; encoded by the coding sequence ATGACAGCACTAGTTACGCCATTTAAAAACCAAAAAATAGACGAAGTCAGTTTTGAAAAACTGATAAAAAGACAGATAAAAAACGGCATAGACGTCGTTGTGCCAGTTGGAACAACAGGCGAGAGTGCGACTTTAACGCATGATGAGCATAGAATTTGCATAGAAATCGCAGTAGATGCATGTAAAGGCACAAATGTCAAGGTGCTAGCTGGTGCTGGCAGCAACGCCACTCACGAGGCCATAGGTATCGCTAAATTTGCCCAAGCTCACGGTGCTCACGGCATCTTATCAGTCGCTCCTTACTATAACAAACCGACGCAAGAAGGGCTTTACGAGCACTACAAGGCTATCGCAAACAGCATAGAAATTCCGGTGCTCCTTTACAACGTCCCAGGCAGAGTTGGCGTAGATATCTTGCCAGCAACCGTTTTTAGACTTTTTAAAGATTGCCAAAACATTTACGGCATCAAAGAAGCAACAGGCAGCATCGATAGATGTGTCGATCTGCTAGCTCACGAGCCTGATTTGGTGGTTATTAGTGGCGAAGATGCGATAAACTACCCTATCCTATCATACGGCGGCAAAGGCGTTATCTCGGTTACTTCAAACCTCTTGCCAGATCAAATTTCGCAGCTTACTCACCTTGCGATGAACGAAGAGTACAAAAAAGCAAAACTGATAAATGACAACCTCTATACGATAAACAAAACGCTCTTTTGCGAAAGCAACCCGATACCGATCAAAGCGGCGATGTATCTAGCTGGGCTGATCGACACTTTGGAGTACCGCTTGCCACTTTGCAAACCGAGCAAAGAAAATTTTAAAAAGATCGAAGAAGTTATTAAAAATTACGAAATAAAGGGATTTTAA
- a CDS encoding enoyl-ACP reductase, with the protein MKDTLNEFKGKTLVISGGTRGIGRAIVEEFAKAGVNIAFTYNSNEELAKEQAKELEATYKIKARAYALNILEPETYKELFLKIDEDFDRVDFFISNAIISGRAVAGGYTKFMKLKPRGINNIFTATVNAFVVGAQEAAKRMEKVGGGSIISLSSTGNLVYIENYAGHGTAKAAVEAMARYAATELGEKNIRVNVVSGGPIETDALRAFTNYEEVRDMTAKLSPLNRMGQPTDLAGACLFLCSSKASWVTGHTFIIDGGTTFK; encoded by the coding sequence ATGAAGGACACACTAAACGAATTTAAAGGTAAAACGCTAGTCATCAGCGGCGGCACTAGAGGCATCGGCAGAGCCATAGTCGAAGAATTTGCAAAAGCTGGCGTAAATATAGCTTTTACCTATAACTCAAACGAGGAGCTTGCCAAAGAGCAGGCAAAAGAGCTTGAGGCTACCTACAAGATAAAAGCTAGAGCCTACGCGCTAAATATCCTTGAGCCAGAGACTTATAAGGAGCTATTTTTAAAGATAGATGAGGACTTTGACAGGGTTGATTTTTTCATCTCAAACGCTATCATCTCAGGCCGTGCGGTAGCTGGTGGATACACTAAATTTATGAAGCTAAAACCAAGAGGTATAAATAATATCTTCACAGCAACCGTAAATGCCTTTGTCGTGGGCGCGCAAGAGGCTGCAAAACGCATGGAAAAAGTGGGTGGCGGCAGCATAATTAGCCTAAGTTCAACTGGAAATTTAGTCTATATCGAAAACTACGCAGGCCATGGCACAGCAAAAGCAGCCGTTGAAGCGATGGCAAGATACGCTGCGACCGAGCTTGGCGAGAAAAACATCCGCGTAAATGTCGTAAGCGGCGGCCCTATCGAGACAGACGCGCTAAGAGCCTTTACAAACTACGAAGAGGTGCGCGATATGACGGCAAAGCTTAGCCCGCTAAACCGCATGGGACAGCCGACCGACCTAGCTGGAGCATGTCTATTTTTATGCTCATCTAAGGCTAGCTGGGTGACTGGACATACATTTATAATAGATGGTGGCACGACTTTTAAATGA
- the pgsA gene encoding CDP-diacylglycerol--glycerol-3-phosphate 3-phosphatidyltransferase, with protein MSLNLPNSLAFFRILLAPLMFFMLVNAPGIFTQIHISWINYFAALIFVIASVTDFFDGYIARSWDQKTKLGAILDPLADKMLILAAFLGLMMLGRASAWAVYLILIREFFITGFRVVMASDGVEVAASMAGKVKTVSQMFAVGFLLMSWPGGELLLWIAVALTLYSGFEYIFAYVKAMKKS; from the coding sequence GTGAGCTTAAATTTACCAAATTCACTGGCATTTTTTAGGATATTGCTAGCTCCGCTTATGTTTTTTATGCTCGTAAATGCGCCAGGGATTTTTACGCAAATTCATATAAGCTGGATAAACTACTTCGCAGCCCTCATCTTTGTGATCGCCTCGGTGACTGACTTTTTTGATGGCTACATCGCTAGAAGCTGGGATCAAAAGACCAAGCTAGGCGCGATCCTCGACCCACTAGCCGATAAGATGCTGATTTTGGCTGCATTTTTGGGTCTTATGATGCTTGGCAGAGCGAGCGCTTGGGCTGTTTATCTCATCTTGATAAGAGAGTTTTTTATAACTGGCTTTCGTGTCGTGATGGCAAGTGACGGCGTCGAAGTCGCAGCTTCGATGGCTGGCAAGGTTAAAACCGTTTCGCAGATGTTTGCGGTTGGATTTTTACTGATGAGCTGGCCTGGTGGCGAGCTTTTGCTCTGGATAGCTGTTGCGCTTACGCTTTATTCTGGATTTGAATACATCTTTGCCTATGTAAAAGCGATGAAAAAGAGTTAA
- the rseP gene encoding RIP metalloprotease RseP, which yields MKGILFTLALLCLGLYAYSFYFLVTVLAISFLIFFHELGHFLAARSLGVKVNTFSIGFGEKIYTKNVGGTDYCLSAIPLGGYVQLKGQDDTDPKAKNYDADSYNVLSPIKRIYILFAGPFFNFILAFFIYILLGFIGVERLAPSVGHIAEGSAAASAGIAINDKILVINGVKINEWNDISKNVKLEPSAILIDRNGSSLTINLTPKIGETINLFNEKVQRPLIGIQPNGEVVKIYHTGLESLKFAFGETIEASKLIFKSFEKLVVGAVPLKEVGGIVQIADVTSKAAKISLSVLLTIVALISVNLGVLNLFPIPALDGGHILFNIYELIFRREINERVLVTLTYCGWALLLGIMVLATFNDIMRLSGGL from the coding sequence TTGAAAGGCATTCTCTTCACGCTGGCCCTGCTTTGCCTTGGGCTTTATGCGTATTCGTTTTATTTTTTAGTGACCGTTTTAGCCATTAGTTTTCTCATATTTTTTCACGAGCTTGGCCACTTTTTAGCAGCAAGATCGCTTGGCGTCAAAGTAAATACCTTTAGCATCGGCTTTGGCGAGAAAATTTACACCAAAAACGTTGGCGGCACCGACTACTGCCTAAGCGCGATCCCACTTGGCGGATACGTGCAGCTAAAAGGGCAAGACGACACCGACCCAAAGGCCAAAAACTATGACGCTGATAGCTACAACGTGCTAAGTCCAATAAAGCGCATTTACATCCTCTTTGCTGGGCCATTTTTTAACTTTATCCTAGCTTTTTTTATATACATTTTGCTTGGATTTATCGGCGTTGAGAGGCTTGCGCCAAGTGTCGGACACATAGCTGAAGGCTCAGCAGCTGCGAGCGCTGGCATAGCAATAAACGATAAAATTTTAGTGATAAATGGCGTAAAAATAAACGAGTGGAATGATATCAGCAAAAACGTAAAGCTTGAGCCAAGCGCCATTTTGATAGATCGCAACGGCTCGTCACTAACCATAAATTTAACACCAAAGATAGGTGAAACGATAAATTTATTTAATGAAAAGGTGCAGCGCCCACTGATCGGCATCCAGCCTAATGGTGAAGTGGTGAAAATTTATCACACAGGTTTAGAGAGCCTAAAATTTGCCTTTGGCGAGACGATCGAGGCTTCAAAGCTCATCTTTAAAAGCTTTGAAAAGCTAGTCGTTGGAGCTGTGCCATTAAAAGAGGTCGGAGGCATCGTGCAGATCGCCGATGTCACTTCAAAGGCCGCTAAGATCAGCCTTAGCGTGCTTCTAACCATCGTGGCGCTCATCTCTGTAAATTTGGGCGTGCTAAACCTCTTTCCTATACCAGCGCTTGATGGTGGGCACATTTTATTTAACATTTATGAACTAATTTTTAGACGCGAGATAAATGAGCGAGTGCTTGTTACGCTTACCTACTGCGGCTGGGCACTACTGCTTGGCATCATGGTGCTCGCAACCTTTAATGACATTATGAGATTAAGCGGAGGTTTATGA
- a CDS encoding YggS family pyridoxal phosphate-dependent enzyme produces MMIVLKDLLEKIEILSKDVTLIAVSKNVTCTEVRELYAQGQRNFGENRVQELAKKELELQDFTDIKWHMIGRLQNNKINQMISLKPVLWQSCDSFERALEVDKRLSYKLDTLLQINSADEDTKQGVSVANAAEIYERIQSECKNINLKGVMSIGAHVDEPKEVQKSFELTYKIYESLKPKGATICSMGMSSDFELAIKCGSNMIRLGTMLYL; encoded by the coding sequence ATGATGATAGTTTTAAAAGATCTACTTGAAAAGATAGAAATTTTAAGCAAAGATGTGACGCTGATAGCCGTTAGCAAAAATGTGACATGCACTGAAGTGAGGGAGCTTTACGCACAAGGACAGAGAAATTTTGGCGAAAATAGAGTCCAGGAGCTAGCCAAAAAAGAGCTAGAGCTGCAAGATTTCACTGACATCAAATGGCACATGATCGGCCGCTTGCAAAATAATAAAATCAATCAAATGATAAGCCTAAAACCAGTGCTTTGGCAAAGCTGTGATAGCTTCGAAAGAGCCCTAGAGGTCGATAAAAGGCTCAGCTATAAGCTAGACACTCTACTTCAGATAAACTCGGCCGACGAAGATACAAAGCAAGGTGTGAGCGTCGCAAATGCGGCTGAAATTTATGAGCGCATCCAAAGCGAGTGCAAAAATATAAATTTAAAAGGTGTGATGAGCATCGGAGCGCATGTGGATGAGCCAAAAGAGGTGCAAAAGAGCTTTGAGCTAACATATAAAATTTATGAGAGCCTAAAGCCAAAAGGCGCAACTATCTGCTCGATGGGTATGAGTAGCGACTTCGAGTTAGCAATAAAATGTGGCTCAAATATGATCCGCCTTGGAACGATGCTATATCTATAA
- a CDS encoding tetratricopeptide repeat protein gives MFKNFILTAVAILFISGCGRAEKIARIEQKCANNEAVWCLKLGKTYARRDINKGVMYYQKACDLGDKRGCYRLAVLLNSKSINSKKDNETIVKSLTKSCDLGTPKACFELGEYYEDDPKMQSKANELFAKSCEQRFGLACYKLADFYGEKNDAATQKSYLELACKYRYKVACEEVGENKK, from the coding sequence GTGTTTAAAAATTTTATTCTAACCGCTGTTGCGATCTTGTTTATCTCGGGTTGCGGTAGAGCTGAAAAGATAGCTAGGATCGAGCAAAAATGCGCAAATAATGAAGCTGTTTGGTGTTTAAAGCTTGGTAAAACATATGCCAGAAGAGACATCAACAAAGGTGTCATGTACTATCAAAAAGCTTGCGATCTAGGCGATAAAAGGGGTTGCTATAGACTTGCAGTTTTACTAAACTCAAAATCAATCAACTCAAAAAAAGACAATGAAACGATCGTAAAATCACTAACTAAATCATGCGATCTTGGCACGCCAAAAGCTTGCTTTGAGCTTGGCGAATACTACGAAGATGACCCAAAAATGCAAAGCAAAGCAAATGAGCTATTTGCAAAATCATGCGAGCAAAGATTTGGTCTTGCTTGCTATAAGTTAGCTGACTTTTACGGCGAGAAAAACGATGCAGCCACTCAAAAAAGCTACCTAGAGCTAGCGTGCAAATACCGCTATAAAGTAGCTTGCGAAGAAGTAGGCGAAAATAAAAAATAA
- a CDS encoding ComF family protein — protein MFCAFCKSFTLKTFCKTCSQILSEPSPLVRELEGFKIYSFYGYSEIKELIHSKHHMHGLFIYKNLAKFAFKKFAKSFSFPEQIYALPIDDRVHHGYSHTAILANELRAKNLKPIFHALHATSSVSYSGKDLKFRQNNPRNFKILKKITAPVILIDDIVTTGTTILEARDTLQKAGVDVLFALVLADAKF, from the coding sequence ATGTTTTGTGCGTTTTGCAAGAGCTTTACGCTAAAGACATTTTGTAAAACCTGCTCGCAAATTTTAAGCGAGCCAAGCCCTTTGGTAAGAGAGCTAGAGGGCTTTAAAATTTATAGCTTTTACGGCTACTCTGAGATCAAAGAGCTCATCCACTCAAAGCACCACATGCACGGACTTTTTATCTATAAAAATTTAGCCAAATTTGCATTTAAGAAATTTGCTAAAAGCTTTAGCTTCCCAGAGCAAATTTATGCCCTGCCGATAGATGATAGAGTGCATCATGGCTACTCACACACGGCCATTTTGGCAAATGAGCTTCGTGCTAAAAACCTTAAACCTATCTTTCATGCCCTGCATGCGACAAGCAGTGTCAGCTATAGCGGCAAGGATCTTAAATTTAGGCAAAACAATCCAAGAAATTTTAAAATTTTAAAAAAGATCACGGCGCCAGTTATCTTGATAGATGACATCGTAACCACTGGCACAACGATACTAGAAGCTAGAGATACGCTTCAAAAAGCAGGCGTTGATGTGCTTTTTGCGCTTGTTTTAGCAGATGCTAAATTTTAA
- a CDS encoding YajG family lipoprotein encodes MSKFKFLAIFGLFVLFLSGCAPTQTVVAFDPYKTAASQQANGLEVYISAVHDSRKNKSTIATITDGRGTVKEYVVLQNDLATYFSDSLKRELAARGANVNGMGGVVVEVFINEFEANMSGYGSDNTKGKIKITLKIQKGDQSIIKNISNNQTKFELVRTGGAFKPFLTDIINDAVKRSAIAILNS; translated from the coding sequence ATGAGTAAATTTAAATTTTTAGCTATCTTTGGACTTTTTGTCCTATTCTTGAGCGGTTGCGCGCCTACTCAGACAGTAGTTGCCTTTGATCCTTACAAAACTGCTGCAAGTCAGCAAGCTAACGGCCTTGAAGTCTATATAAGCGCGGTGCATGATAGTCGCAAAAACAAAAGCACTATCGCAACTATAACCGATGGTAGAGGCACTGTAAAAGAGTATGTCGTGCTTCAAAACGATCTTGCGACTTACTTTAGCGACTCCCTTAAAAGAGAGCTTGCGGCACGTGGCGCAAATGTAAATGGCATGGGTGGCGTCGTAGTTGAAGTTTTCATAAACGAATTTGAAGCAAATATGAGCGGATATGGCAGTGACAACACAAAGGGCAAGATAAAGATCACTCTTAAAATCCAAAAAGGCGATCAAAGCATCATCAAAAATATCTCAAACAACCAAACCAAATTTGAGCTAGTTCGCACTGGTGGAGCATTTAAGCCATTCTTAACAGACATCATAAATGACGCTGTTAAACGCTCTGCTATCGCTATCTTAAATAGCTGA
- a CDS encoding membrane protein: MLRATLLAIFAAVFLTGCVAKASLCLSCEGIDGVQSASISSEDKTYFEEVMRIPADCSACRGRGDGVFINGVKYRSDVAINCCLEKNMIDINVGLKKVYFHRIVDARSSARSIYYTREDGSGVVFNSNPRLEVLFYMFLKRELNSRGIVVVDTQTSPYTYRLDFRFDELRGTYSRSSEILNGHLYGELVLSDINFKKRIPISTRHHVEELEASRSGQFDFFIALLVKQAAIKVADEITKL, translated from the coding sequence ATGCTAAGAGCGACATTATTAGCAATTTTTGCAGCCGTCTTTCTAACTGGCTGCGTGGCAAAAGCTAGTCTTTGTCTATCGTGCGAGGGCATAGACGGCGTGCAAAGTGCAAGCATAAGTAGCGAAGATAAGACCTATTTTGAAGAGGTTATGAGGATCCCAGCTGACTGCAGCGCTTGCAGGGGCAGGGGTGATGGTGTTTTTATAAATGGCGTCAAGTATAGAAGCGACGTGGCGATAAACTGCTGCTTAGAAAAAAATATGATCGACATAAATGTCGGGCTAAAGAAGGTCTATTTTCATAGGATCGTGGATGCTAGAAGCAGCGCAAGGTCGATTTATTACACAAGAGAAGATGGTAGCGGCGTAGTCTTTAACTCAAATCCACGCCTTGAAGTGCTCTTTTATATGTTTTTAAAACGTGAGCTAAATTCTCGTGGCATCGTTGTCGTGGATACGCAAACATCGCCTTATACATATAGGCTTGATTTTAGATTTGACGAGCTTAGAGGCACTTACTCAAGAAGCTCTGAAATTTTAAACGGACATTTATACGGCGAGCTTGTGCTTTCAGATATAAATTTCAAAAAACGAATTCCTATCTCGACTAGACACCATGTGGAGGAGCTTGAGGCGTCAAGAAGCGGTCAGTTTGACTTCTTTATCGCGCTTTTAGTCAAGCAAGCTGCCATAAAAGTGGCTGATGAGATCACTAAACTTTGA